The following are encoded together in the Eptesicus fuscus isolate TK198812 chromosome 16, DD_ASM_mEF_20220401, whole genome shotgun sequence genome:
- the ID2 gene encoding DNA-binding protein inhibitor ID-2 isoform X2, whose translation MKAFSPVRSVRKNSLSDHSLGISRSKTPVDDPLSLLYNMNDCYSKLKELVPSIPQDRKVSKMEILQHVIDYILDLQIALDAHPAMVSLHHPRPGQSPAARTPLTTLNTDISILSLQASEFPAELMAKDSKALCG comes from the exons ATGAAAGCCTTCAGCCCAGTGAGGTCCGTTCGGAAGAACAGCCTCTCggaccacagcctgggcatctCCCGCAGCAAGACGCCGGTGGACGACCCGCTGAGCCTGCTGTACAACATGAACGACTGCTACTCCAAGCTCAAGGAGCTGGTGCCCAGCATCCCCCAGGACAGGAAGGTGAGCAAGATGGAAATCCTGCAGCACGTCATCGACTACATCCTGGACCTGCAGATCGCCCTGGACGCGCACCCCGCCATGGTCAGCCTGCACCACCCGCGGCCCGGGCAGAGCCCGGCGGCCCGGACGCCGCTGACCACCCTGAACACGGACATCAGCATCCTGTCCCTGCAG gcctccgagTTCCCTGCTGAGCTCATGGCCAAGGACAGCAAAGCGCTCTGTGGCTGA
- the ID2 gene encoding DNA-binding protein inhibitor ID-2 isoform X1, with protein MKAFSPVRSVRKNSLSDHSLGISRSKTPVDDPLSLLYNMNDCYSKLKELVPSIPQDRKVSKMEILQHVIDYILDLQIALDAHPAMVSLHHPRPGQSPAARTPLTTLNTDISILSLQVARTFPLRFAQQQTNPQELTFRPLTRRTAR; from the exons ATGAAAGCCTTCAGCCCAGTGAGGTCCGTTCGGAAGAACAGCCTCTCggaccacagcctgggcatctCCCGCAGCAAGACGCCGGTGGACGACCCGCTGAGCCTGCTGTACAACATGAACGACTGCTACTCCAAGCTCAAGGAGCTGGTGCCCAGCATCCCCCAGGACAGGAAGGTGAGCAAGATGGAAATCCTGCAGCACGTCATCGACTACATCCTGGACCTGCAGATCGCCCTGGACGCGCACCCCGCCATGGTCAGCCTGCACCACCCGCGGCCCGGGCAGAGCCCGGCGGCCCGGACGCCGCTGACCACCCTGAACACGGACATCAGCATCCTGTCCCTGCAG GTGGCCAGGACTTTCCCCCTTCGCTTTgcacaacaacaaacaaacccacaggAACTGACTTTTCGGCCTCTCACGAGGAGGACGGCGCGTTGA